A region from the uncultured Holophaga sp. genome encodes:
- a CDS encoding pyridoxamine 5'-phosphate oxidase family protein, with amino-acid sequence MSSSGNGPLGTIRRRERAIEDVEEIKAILQEGTVMHLAMVDDGHPFLLPLNYVAEGDCLYFHSAKAGRKMEVLAANPEVCFSVSLDHGVIEAPNPCDFEARHRTVIGIGIASPVTSLELRRQVLESLVARFTDRKFTFPDAMLEQTAVTEIRISQLTGKKHG; translated from the coding sequence ATGTCGAGTTCAGGTAACGGCCCTTTGGGGACCATCCGGCGGCGGGAGCGTGCCATTGAGGACGTTGAAGAGATCAAGGCCATCCTGCAGGAGGGCACCGTCATGCACCTCGCGATGGTGGATGATGGTCACCCCTTTCTCCTGCCTTTGAACTACGTGGCGGAAGGGGATTGTCTCTATTTCCACTCCGCCAAAGCGGGTCGCAAGATGGAGGTGCTGGCTGCCAACCCGGAGGTCTGCTTCTCCGTCAGCCTGGACCACGGCGTTATCGAGGCACCCAACCCCTGCGACTTCGAAGCTCGGCACCGGACGGTCATCGGGATCGGGATCGCCAGTCCGGTAACCTCGCTGGAGTTGCGCCGACAGGTGCTGGAAAGCCTGGTTGCCCGTTTTACGGACAGGAAATTCACCTTTCCGGATGCCATGCTGGAGCAGACCGCCGTTACGGAAATCCGGATCAGCCAGTTGACCGGCAAGAAACACGGGTGA
- a CDS encoding sigma 54-interacting transcriptional regulator, producing MESPSTSTRGNSKLIEDTEPACGNPVCRAGVLPLIFRLSRTVAENNGLEPILEVVLQLMEEELGMIRGMINLYDSQAGRIYIHKSLGLTEDEEARGVYGLGEGITGRVVETGLTMVVPRIGDEDGFLDRTGSHHGGDEDHAFLCIPIARGRRLLGTISGERPYGGNQALLDQDVELLKTIGCLIAPPVELHLVETHEKAEWAAERHRLQDALKERFHPANIIGNSRPMRDVYRLIAKIAPSKATVLILGESGVGKELVASAIHYKSPVAEGPFIKFNCAALPENLVESELFGHEKGAFTGAIGARKGRFEEADGGTIFLDEVGELSLAMQAKLLRILQEKTFERVGGNRPVKVDIRIVAATNRDLAAMVGEGTFRSDLYYRLWVVPIMIPALRERGSDIVALADHFVASYSRENGKEVKRISTPALDMLMSYHWPGNVRELENVIERAVLLSDDDVIHGYHLPPSLQTAKLSGTVFRGNLEAKLEAVEYEMLVEALKNSKGNMSKAAQELGLTKRMIGIRMAKFNIDYRTFRRGVSAPSRAGLV from the coding sequence ATGGAAAGTCCAAGCACAAGTACCCGGGGGAACTCCAAGCTGATCGAGGATACGGAACCGGCCTGTGGGAATCCTGTCTGCAGGGCAGGGGTCCTTCCCCTCATCTTCCGCCTCAGTCGCACGGTGGCGGAGAACAATGGGCTCGAACCCATCCTGGAAGTCGTGCTGCAGTTGATGGAGGAGGAATTGGGGATGATCCGGGGGATGATCAACCTCTATGACTCCCAAGCCGGGCGCATCTACATCCACAAGAGCCTCGGGCTTACTGAGGACGAGGAAGCCCGCGGAGTGTATGGCCTGGGTGAGGGTATTACCGGTCGGGTGGTGGAGACAGGCCTGACGATGGTGGTGCCCCGCATCGGAGACGAAGACGGTTTTCTGGACCGCACCGGGAGCCACCACGGAGGGGATGAGGATCACGCCTTCCTGTGCATTCCCATCGCCCGGGGGCGACGGCTCCTGGGGACTATCAGCGGCGAACGCCCCTACGGGGGTAACCAAGCTTTGCTGGACCAGGATGTGGAGCTGTTGAAGACCATCGGCTGCCTCATCGCACCGCCGGTGGAACTGCACCTGGTGGAGACCCACGAGAAGGCGGAATGGGCGGCCGAACGGCATCGTCTCCAGGATGCGCTGAAGGAGCGTTTCCATCCCGCCAACATCATCGGGAACTCCCGGCCCATGCGGGATGTCTACCGGCTCATCGCCAAGATCGCCCCGTCTAAAGCCACAGTGCTCATTCTCGGGGAGAGCGGAGTTGGCAAAGAACTGGTAGCCAGTGCCATCCACTACAAGAGCCCCGTAGCTGAGGGGCCCTTCATCAAGTTCAACTGTGCGGCCTTGCCGGAGAACCTTGTCGAGTCCGAGCTCTTCGGGCATGAAAAGGGGGCCTTTACCGGTGCCATAGGGGCCCGGAAGGGACGTTTCGAGGAGGCCGATGGGGGGACGATCTTTCTGGATGAGGTGGGTGAGCTCTCACTCGCCATGCAGGCCAAACTCCTGCGGATCCTCCAGGAGAAGACCTTCGAACGGGTTGGAGGCAATCGCCCCGTCAAGGTGGACATCCGGATTGTCGCCGCCACCAATCGGGATCTGGCAGCCATGGTGGGCGAGGGGACGTTCCGCTCCGACCTCTACTACCGCCTCTGGGTGGTGCCCATCATGATCCCCGCACTCCGGGAGCGGGGCAGCGATATCGTGGCGCTGGCGGATCACTTCGTTGCCAGCTATTCCCGGGAGAACGGGAAAGAGGTCAAGCGCATCAGCACACCGGCCCTGGATATGCTCATGAGCTATCACTGGCCCGGCAACGTGCGGGAATTGGAAAATGTCATTGAACGGGCCGTGCTGCTTTCGGATGACGACGTCATCCACGGGTACCACCTCCCCCCTTCCCTTCAGACTGCCAAGCTCTCGGGCACCGTCTTCAGGGGGAACCTGGAGGCAAAACTGGAAGCTGTGGAATACGAGATGCTGGTGGAAGCGCTCAAGAACTCCAAGGGCAACATGAGCAAAGCGGCTCAGGAACTGGGGCTCACCAAGCGGATGATCGGAATCCGCATGGCCAAGTTCAATATTGATTACCGCACTTTCCGCAGGGGGGTGTCTGCACCGTCCCGCGCGGGCCTGGTTTGA
- a CDS encoding prephenate dehydrogenase/arogenate dehydrogenase family protein, with protein sequence MPQLGIIGFGHFGQALGAVMEEAGYAYLAYSPRTPVPDALRASSLQELAARCPWIVLAVPVPMMASVLLELRPHLGPDHLVLDVCSVKMTPCQQMDELLGARIPHVGTHPLFGPKSLARAERPFRTVICPSPQHPEAARKVHQLFLELGFLVVEQTPEDHDRIMAQTHALTFFLAKGLLEVGCGADLPFSPPSFQGIAHTLESVREDAGHLFTAIQNQNPFAKASREGLLDALQAVHLEVEEAAAKQSMEADQALAIPDMGGRSPELQEARELIDQLDHTLVNLLGRRLEMSRKAGRAKAKLGAPILDAAREEALLVSRRGWAEEQGLDADLVEELFRGILRVSRRSQGERV encoded by the coding sequence ATGCCGCAGCTGGGCATCATCGGATTCGGACACTTCGGACAGGCCCTGGGCGCCGTGATGGAGGAAGCGGGGTACGCCTACCTTGCCTATTCGCCCCGCACCCCGGTCCCAGATGCCCTGCGGGCGAGCAGTCTCCAGGAGCTGGCGGCCCGCTGTCCCTGGATCGTCCTGGCAGTCCCGGTGCCGATGATGGCGAGTGTCCTCTTGGAGCTGAGGCCCCATCTGGGTCCGGATCACCTGGTGCTCGATGTCTGCAGCGTGAAGATGACGCCCTGTCAGCAGATGGACGAGCTCCTGGGGGCGCGTATCCCCCATGTGGGGACCCATCCCCTCTTCGGTCCCAAGAGCCTGGCCCGCGCCGAGCGTCCTTTCCGTACCGTCATCTGCCCTTCGCCGCAGCATCCCGAGGCGGCCCGGAAGGTCCACCAGCTCTTCCTGGAGCTGGGCTTCCTGGTGGTGGAGCAGACGCCCGAGGACCACGACCGCATCATGGCCCAGACCCATGCCCTGACCTTCTTCCTGGCCAAGGGGTTGCTGGAGGTGGGGTGTGGCGCGGATCTGCCCTTCTCGCCGCCCTCCTTCCAGGGCATCGCCCACACGCTGGAGTCCGTCCGGGAAGATGCCGGACACCTCTTCACGGCCATCCAGAATCAGAACCCCTTTGCCAAGGCCAGCCGGGAAGGCCTCCTGGACGCACTGCAGGCCGTCCACCTGGAGGTGGAGGAGGCCGCGGCCAAGCAGTCCATGGAAGCCGACCAGGCCCTGGCCATCCCCGATATGGGGGGGCGCAGTCCCGAATTGCAGGAGGCCCGGGAGCTCATTGACCAGCTGGATCACACCCTGGTGAACCTCCTGGGCCGCCGCCTGGAGATGAGCCGCAAGGCGGGGCGGGCCAAGGCCAAGCTGGGGGCGCCCATCCTGGACGCCGCCCGGGAAGAGGCCCTCCTGGTCTCCCGCCGGGGATGGGCCGAGGAACAGGGGTTGGACGCAGATCTGGTGGAGGAGCTCTTCCGTGGCATCCTCCGGGTCTCCCGGCGCAGCCAAGGCGAGCGGGTCTGA
- a CDS encoding helix-turn-helix domain-containing protein, whose amino-acid sequence MRVKLTANEFKLLVALMRRPGKALTHNQMLKEVWGVADPDRVHALRVCMNQLRCKIEVDPTRPRYLQTELGVGYHLTAEVL is encoded by the coding sequence GTGCGGGTCAAGCTCACCGCAAACGAGTTCAAGCTGCTGGTGGCCCTCATGCGCAGACCCGGCAAGGCTCTCACCCACAACCAGATGCTGAAAGAGGTCTGGGGCGTCGCCGACCCAGACCGGGTCCACGCTCTCCGGGTATGCATGAACCAGCTGCGCTGCAAGATCGAAGTGGACCCGACTCGCCCACGCTACCTCCAGACCGAGCTGGGTGTGGGCTACCACCTGACGGCAGAAGTGCTCTGA
- a CDS encoding BlaI/MecI/CopY family transcriptional regulator, with product MAEMRPTEAELEVLRVLWGLRGPATVKDVAAHYGQGRDLGYTAVLKLMQTMHEKGLLRRDASERAHRYWPTEAPEATRSILVGDLIERAFEGSAGALVQTALQGRQLDESEREALLKLLSER from the coding sequence ATGGCTGAGATGCGTCCCACAGAGGCTGAACTTGAGGTCCTGAGGGTCCTCTGGGGGCTCCGGGGGCCTGCCACCGTCAAGGATGTGGCGGCGCACTACGGGCAGGGCCGGGACCTGGGTTACACTGCGGTCCTCAAGCTCATGCAGACCATGCACGAGAAGGGCCTGTTGCGGCGGGACGCCAGCGAGCGGGCCCATCGCTACTGGCCCACCGAGGCCCCCGAGGCCACCCGGAGCATTTTGGTGGGGGACCTCATCGAGCGGGCCTTTGAAGGCTCCGCTGGGGCCCTGGTGCAGACCGCCCTGCAGGGTCGGCAGCTAGACGAGTCGGAGCGGGAGGCCCTGCTCAAGCTCCTGAGTGAGCGATGA
- a CDS encoding tyrosine-protein phosphatase, whose amino-acid sequence MGRLRAGLLCGLLTCAAAVGAAPAPAVPCDTCLPGVLNFGQVDGILWRGAQPSAEGFRALKAAGARTVVNLRSDHDDAPLLKGTGLRYFRLPSHAWKVDEAKLALFLKIVQDPANQPVFVHCMEGRDRTGYAVAAYRMAAQGWPVDAALREMDTFHFNHVWVFNPGQLRRLDIPRLKARVAALPEPVTVPVP is encoded by the coding sequence ATGGGTCGTCTGCGGGCAGGCCTCCTCTGCGGACTGCTCACCTGCGCTGCAGCGGTGGGGGCCGCCCCCGCTCCGGCCGTTCCCTGTGACACCTGTTTGCCGGGGGTGCTCAACTTCGGCCAGGTGGACGGGATCCTCTGGCGGGGGGCCCAGCCCAGCGCCGAGGGCTTCCGGGCTCTCAAGGCCGCCGGGGCCCGGACCGTGGTGAATCTGCGCTCGGACCATGATGATGCCCCCCTGCTGAAGGGCACCGGGCTCCGCTACTTCCGCCTCCCCTCCCACGCCTGGAAGGTGGATGAGGCCAAGCTGGCCCTCTTCCTGAAGATCGTCCAGGATCCCGCCAACCAGCCCGTCTTCGTCCACTGCATGGAGGGGCGCGACCGCACCGGGTACGCCGTGGCTGCCTACAGGATGGCAGCCCAGGGCTGGCCCGTGGATGCGGCCCTCCGGGAGATGGACACCTTCCACTTCAACCATGTCTGGGTTTTCAATCCGGGGCAGCTTCGGCGGCTGGACATCCCACGGCTGAAGGCCCGGGTGGCGGCGCTTCCGGAACCCGTCACGGTCCCGGTGCCGTGA
- a CDS encoding ERCC4 domain-containing protein, translated as MRGPTPRILVLADDRERDAPALKAFQDMEGVELRIARLDLGDYRVDGHLVVERKSLPDLLASIRDGRLFRQTAALASCGERCMLLLEGRVQDIQHAHMRREAIQGALICISLIWGIPILRALDGAESARLMLLAAAQLRRTQRPIAFRPGACPRGLQRAQTHVLQGLPGIGRSLALRLLEHFGSVEAVMSADAATLRQVDGIGPDRAARIRRLLTAEAARH; from the coding sequence ATGCGCGGGCCCACCCCACGGATCCTGGTGCTGGCCGATGACCGGGAGCGGGATGCGCCCGCCCTGAAGGCCTTCCAGGACATGGAGGGCGTGGAGCTGCGGATCGCCCGGCTGGACCTCGGTGACTACCGGGTGGACGGACATCTTGTGGTTGAACGAAAGAGCCTCCCGGACCTCCTGGCCTCCATCAGGGATGGACGGCTCTTCCGCCAAACGGCCGCCCTGGCCTCCTGTGGAGAGCGGTGCATGCTCCTGCTGGAGGGGAGGGTCCAAGACATCCAGCATGCTCACATGCGCCGGGAAGCCATCCAGGGGGCCCTCATCTGCATCTCCCTCATCTGGGGCATCCCCATCCTCCGCGCCCTGGATGGCGCGGAGTCAGCCCGCCTGATGCTCCTGGCCGCAGCCCAGCTCAGACGGACCCAGCGCCCCATCGCCTTCCGGCCGGGCGCCTGCCCAAGGGGTCTTCAACGTGCCCAGACCCATGTCCTCCAGGGACTTCCGGGCATCGGACGAAGCCTGGCCCTCCGCCTCCTGGAGCACTTCGGCAGCGTAGAGGCCGTCATGAGCGCCGATGCCGCCACCCTCCGGCAGGTGGACGGCATCGGCCCGGACAGGGCCGCCCGCATCCGTCGGCTCCTGACAGCCGAAGCCGCCAGGCACTGA
- the carB gene encoding carbamoyl-phosphate synthase large subunit — translation MPKRTDLSTVLVLGSGPIQIGQACEFDYSGTQALKALREEGIRTVLLNSNPASIMTDPIRADATYIEPLTLPILEKILEQEKPDAILPTVGGQTALNLALEAEKSGLLARLGVKLIGAQVEAIEKGEDRAKFKDLMDELGLETCRGGFAHSLEEGHELLKVTGFPAILRPSFTLGGSGGGIAYNIEEFDTILRRGLDLSPITQVLVEESILGWKEFELEVVRDLDDNVVIICSIENIDPMGVHTGDSITVAPALTLTDPEYQKMRNAAIAVIRGVGVETGGSNVQFAFQPESGRLIVVEMNPRVSRSSALASKATGFPIAWVATKLALGYRLWELPNVITGKTKAAFEPVLDYVVIKTPRFTFEKFPQAAPVLGTQMKSVGEAMSIGRNFQEALQKALRSLECGHPGLAGAMEGKLDLSRLREHLLTPGPERLIWMYQALKAGHTVSNISGLTGISAWFIREMEEIVEMEGRLRGFSVEHLPEELLEKAKRSGFTDAQIATFCGSLESQVAARRESLGLHQVAKRVDTCAGEFVAETPYLYQTWDEYTEAPPSDRPKAMVLGSGPNRIGQGVEFDCCCVQAVEAIRAAGVEAILVNCNPETVSTDFDTSDRLYFEPLDFESVKAAIDRESGNGNFLGVFAQFGGQTPLKLAGPLEAAGVKLLGTPLKAIWDAEDRERFGNVLSKLGIPAAEWGMASSLEQARSLAARIGYPVMVRPSFVLGGRAMAVVFDEKGLERYVREAAAVDETQPVLIDRYLDGAQELDVDLVCDGTEVAIAGVMAHIEEAGVHSGDSYGVFPPLGVEEDMLAIVKDYSRRLAMEVGVRGLMNIQWALKDGVAYCLEANPRASRTVPFLSKATGKDWAGIAARIGLGQSLAEQGVTDGQPLAVAVKGVVFPFAKFPEVDPVLGPEMKSTGEVMGLGSSFGEAYAKALLAAGIRIPLEGKVFLSVNANDKTKLPELATRLAGLGFQLCGTEGTARHIEETLGMKIQRINKVAEGRPHAVDLLKNGDIQWVINTPMGRSAHQDEGSIRKEALRLKIPCLTNLNAALAACEAVETLRKELRVRSLQSLK, via the coding sequence ATGCCTAAGAGAACCGACCTGTCCACCGTCCTCGTGCTGGGCTCCGGCCCCATCCAGATCGGCCAGGCCTGTGAGTTCGACTACTCCGGCACCCAGGCCCTGAAGGCGCTCCGGGAGGAGGGGATCCGCACGGTCCTCCTCAACTCCAATCCCGCCTCGATCATGACCGATCCCATCCGGGCGGACGCCACCTACATCGAGCCCCTGACCCTGCCCATCCTGGAGAAGATCCTGGAGCAGGAGAAGCCCGACGCCATCCTGCCCACGGTGGGCGGCCAGACGGCTCTGAACCTGGCCCTGGAGGCCGAGAAGTCAGGTCTGCTGGCCCGCCTGGGCGTCAAGCTCATAGGTGCCCAGGTGGAGGCCATCGAGAAGGGTGAGGATCGCGCCAAGTTCAAGGACCTCATGGACGAGCTGGGTCTGGAGACCTGCCGCGGTGGCTTCGCCCACAGCCTCGAAGAGGGGCACGAGCTGCTCAAGGTGACGGGCTTCCCCGCCATCCTGCGCCCCAGCTTCACCCTCGGCGGCAGCGGCGGCGGCATCGCCTACAACATCGAGGAGTTCGACACCATTCTGCGCCGCGGCCTCGACCTGTCCCCCATCACCCAGGTGCTGGTGGAGGAGAGCATCCTGGGCTGGAAAGAGTTCGAGCTGGAGGTCGTCCGCGACCTTGATGACAACGTGGTCATCATCTGCTCCATCGAGAACATCGATCCCATGGGTGTCCACACCGGCGACAGCATCACCGTCGCCCCGGCCCTGACCCTCACGGACCCCGAGTATCAGAAGATGCGTAACGCCGCCATCGCCGTCATCCGCGGCGTGGGGGTGGAGACCGGCGGCTCCAACGTCCAGTTTGCCTTCCAGCCCGAGAGCGGTCGCCTCATCGTGGTGGAGATGAACCCTCGCGTGAGTCGTTCCTCGGCCCTGGCCTCCAAGGCCACCGGCTTCCCCATCGCCTGGGTGGCCACCAAGCTGGCCCTGGGCTACCGCCTCTGGGAGCTGCCCAACGTCATCACCGGCAAGACCAAGGCCGCCTTTGAGCCCGTGCTGGACTATGTGGTCATCAAGACCCCCCGCTTCACCTTCGAGAAGTTCCCCCAGGCGGCTCCGGTGCTGGGCACCCAGATGAAGAGCGTGGGCGAGGCCATGTCCATCGGTCGCAACTTCCAGGAAGCCCTGCAGAAGGCCCTGCGCAGTCTGGAGTGCGGACACCCTGGCCTGGCGGGCGCCATGGAGGGCAAGCTGGACCTCTCCCGTCTGCGGGAGCACCTCCTGACCCCCGGCCCCGAGCGCCTCATCTGGATGTACCAGGCCCTCAAAGCCGGGCACACCGTCAGCAACATCTCTGGCCTCACCGGCATCTCCGCCTGGTTCATCCGGGAGATGGAGGAGATTGTCGAGATGGAGGGGCGTCTGCGAGGCTTCAGCGTGGAGCACCTGCCGGAGGAACTCCTGGAGAAGGCCAAGCGCTCGGGCTTCACCGACGCCCAGATCGCCACCTTCTGCGGCTCCCTGGAGAGCCAAGTGGCTGCGCGCCGCGAGAGCCTGGGGCTGCACCAGGTGGCCAAGCGAGTGGATACCTGCGCTGGCGAGTTCGTGGCCGAGACGCCCTACCTCTACCAGACCTGGGATGAGTACACCGAGGCTCCTCCCAGCGACCGCCCCAAGGCCATGGTGCTGGGCTCCGGGCCCAACCGCATCGGCCAGGGCGTGGAGTTCGACTGCTGCTGCGTGCAGGCCGTGGAAGCCATCCGTGCCGCCGGGGTGGAGGCCATCCTGGTCAACTGCAATCCCGAGACGGTGTCCACGGACTTCGACACCTCGGATCGCCTCTACTTCGAGCCCCTGGACTTCGAGAGCGTCAAGGCCGCCATCGACCGTGAGAGCGGCAACGGCAACTTCCTGGGCGTCTTCGCTCAGTTCGGTGGCCAGACACCGCTGAAGCTGGCGGGTCCCCTGGAGGCCGCCGGGGTCAAGCTCCTGGGCACCCCCCTCAAGGCCATCTGGGATGCCGAGGACCGTGAGCGCTTCGGCAACGTCCTCTCCAAGCTGGGCATCCCCGCTGCCGAGTGGGGCATGGCCTCCAGCCTGGAGCAGGCCCGGTCCCTGGCCGCTCGCATCGGCTACCCCGTGATGGTGCGCCCGAGCTTCGTGCTGGGGGGCCGGGCCATGGCGGTGGTCTTCGATGAGAAGGGTTTGGAGCGCTACGTTCGCGAGGCTGCAGCCGTGGATGAGACCCAGCCCGTCCTCATCGACCGCTACCTGGACGGTGCCCAGGAGCTGGATGTGGACCTGGTCTGCGATGGCACCGAGGTGGCCATCGCCGGGGTCATGGCGCACATCGAGGAGGCCGGTGTCCACTCTGGCGACAGCTATGGCGTCTTTCCGCCCCTGGGGGTGGAGGAGGACATGCTGGCCATTGTCAAGGATTACAGTCGTCGCCTGGCCATGGAGGTCGGCGTGCGCGGTCTCATGAACATCCAGTGGGCCCTCAAGGACGGCGTGGCCTATTGCCTGGAGGCCAATCCCCGGGCCAGCCGCACCGTGCCCTTCCTCTCCAAGGCCACCGGCAAGGATTGGGCGGGCATCGCCGCCCGCATCGGCCTGGGCCAGAGCCTCGCCGAGCAGGGCGTGACCGATGGCCAGCCCCTCGCGGTGGCCGTCAAGGGCGTGGTCTTCCCCTTCGCCAAGTTCCCCGAGGTGGATCCGGTCCTGGGTCCCGAGATGAAGAGCACCGGCGAGGTCATGGGCCTGGGTTCCAGCTTCGGCGAGGCCTACGCCAAGGCCCTGCTGGCCGCCGGCATCCGCATCCCCCTGGAGGGCAAGGTCTTCCTCTCGGTGAACGCCAATGACAAGACCAAGCTGCCGGAGCTGGCCACCCGCTTGGCTGGGCTGGGCTTCCAGCTCTGTGGTACCGAGGGCACGGCCCGCCACATCGAGGAGACGCTGGGCATGAAGATCCAGCGCATCAACAAGGTGGCCGAGGGGCGCCCCCACGCGGTGGACCTCCTCAAGAACGGCGATATCCAGTGGGTCATCAACACCCCCATGGGCCGCAGTGCCCACCAGGACGAGGGTTCCATCCGGAAGGAGGCCCTGCGACTGAAGATCCCCTGCCTCACCAACCTCAACGCGGCCCTGGCCGCCTGCGAGGCGGTGGAGACACTGCGCAAAGAGCTGCGGGTCCGTTCCCTGCAGAGCCTGAAGTAG
- the carA gene encoding glutamine-hydrolyzing carbamoyl-phosphate synthase small subunit yields MRAHLILKDGRTFRGKAPLGFGGSGEAVFTTSMTGYQEILTDPSFAGQMVCMTFPEQGIYGIHHDLSESARPWGTALLCRRLTGVPDHVLAEGDLGSWLRRHRVPVMTDLDTRALTQYLRDAGAQPGIIWTEADGTLDAGVAAAAGLPEMTGQALAAEVSCASRYDLPNPEAKFRVAVLDGGIKDSILKQLHAAGCHLEVFPWDAPASELTDKRFQGLFLSNGPGDPAALKGMRQEVEACIGKLPIFGICLGHQLLGHAFGGGTFKLKFGHRGANQPVLDLGTGRVEITAQNHGFAVDEKTLPSEIEVTHRHLSDDTVEGLRHKSLPIFSVQHHPEASPGPHDARHGFGKFVAMMEQYHA; encoded by the coding sequence ATGCGGGCCCACTTGATCCTGAAAGATGGACGGACCTTCCGTGGGAAGGCGCCCCTGGGATTTGGTGGGAGCGGCGAAGCCGTGTTCACCACCTCCATGACGGGCTACCAGGAGATCCTGACCGACCCCAGCTTTGCCGGGCAGATGGTCTGCATGACCTTCCCCGAGCAGGGTATCTACGGTATCCACCACGACCTCAGCGAATCGGCCCGCCCCTGGGGCACGGCCCTACTGTGCCGCCGCCTCACCGGGGTGCCCGACCATGTCCTCGCCGAGGGAGACCTGGGCAGCTGGCTGCGCCGCCACCGGGTGCCCGTGATGACTGACCTGGACACCCGGGCCCTCACCCAGTACCTGCGGGATGCCGGCGCCCAGCCGGGCATCATCTGGACCGAGGCTGACGGCACCCTGGACGCCGGTGTGGCCGCTGCGGCCGGGCTGCCGGAGATGACCGGCCAGGCCCTGGCCGCCGAGGTGAGCTGCGCCTCCCGATACGACCTGCCCAACCCCGAGGCCAAGTTCCGCGTGGCGGTGCTGGATGGTGGCATCAAGGACTCCATCCTGAAGCAGCTGCACGCCGCGGGCTGCCACCTGGAGGTCTTCCCCTGGGACGCCCCGGCCAGTGAGCTGACGGACAAGCGCTTCCAGGGCCTCTTCCTGAGCAACGGCCCTGGCGATCCCGCCGCCCTCAAGGGTATGCGTCAGGAGGTGGAGGCCTGCATCGGCAAGCTGCCCATCTTCGGCATCTGCCTGGGGCACCAGCTCCTGGGCCACGCCTTCGGCGGCGGCACCTTCAAGCTCAAGTTCGGCCACCGCGGCGCCAACCAGCCTGTGCTGGACCTGGGCACGGGGCGGGTGGAGATCACCGCCCAGAACCACGGGTTCGCCGTGGACGAGAAGACCCTGCCTTCCGAGATCGAGGTGACTCACCGCCACCTCAGTGATGACACCGTGGAGGGCCTGCGCCACAAGAGCCTCCCGATCTTCAGTGTGCAGCACCACCCCGAGGCCAGCCCCGGCCCCCACGACGCCCGGCACGGCTTCGGCAAGTTCGTCGCGATGATGGAGCAGTACCATGCCTAA
- a CDS encoding DUF3142 domain-containing protein, whose translation MRGWPRLMLWAWESPQDLRGLPPDTGVAFLAAEVKLEGGATRVQGRRNPLQVDPATPLMAVVRIETDHPLLDEAQGRILRYRLLEASRLKGVRGLMIDFDAREGERSFYRELLQGLRRELSPEMPLVMTALASWCLEDPWIRSLPVDERIPMLFRMGREGEAIRRRLDRGGDFIPEAREALGLSTDEPWPGLPRGRRVYLFHPGSWDAHAVAKWKERLP comes from the coding sequence ATGCGCGGGTGGCCCCGCCTCATGCTCTGGGCCTGGGAGTCGCCCCAGGACCTGCGGGGCCTGCCCCCGGACACAGGCGTGGCTTTCCTGGCCGCTGAAGTGAAGCTGGAGGGCGGAGCCACCCGGGTGCAGGGGCGGCGCAATCCCCTTCAGGTGGATCCGGCCACTCCGCTCATGGCCGTGGTGCGCATCGAGACCGATCACCCCCTGCTGGATGAAGCCCAGGGCCGGATCCTCCGCTATCGGCTCCTGGAGGCCAGCCGGCTCAAGGGGGTCCGGGGTCTCATGATCGACTTCGATGCCCGGGAGGGGGAGCGGAGTTTTTACCGGGAGCTGTTGCAGGGGCTCCGGCGGGAGCTGTCCCCGGAGATGCCCCTGGTCATGACGGCCCTGGCCTCCTGGTGTCTGGAGGATCCCTGGATCCGCTCCCTGCCGGTGGATGAGCGCATCCCGATGCTCTTCCGCATGGGGAGGGAAGGGGAGGCCATTCGACGGCGTCTGGACAGAGGGGGCGACTTCATCCCCGAGGCCAGGGAGGCCCTGGGGCTCAGCACCGACGAGCCCTGGCCCGGGCTGCCCCGGGGGCGCCGAGTCTACCTCTTTCATCCTGGGTCATGGGATGCTCATGCTGTCGCCAAGTGGAAGGAGCGTCTGCCATGA
- the tadA gene encoding tRNA adenosine(34) deaminase TadA produces the protein MWTGDDLYFMRLALEAAEDADRAFEVPIGAVLVHQGHIIGRGYNCPIKECDPTAHAEIMALRSAGQWLQNYRMAGSTLYVTLEPCLMCFGALTHARVERVVFGAHDPKVGVTRLQDTLAQANLNHRIQLEGGLLEEDCRRMVQLFFQRKRSS, from the coding sequence ATGTGGACCGGCGACGACCTCTACTTCATGCGACTGGCCCTGGAGGCCGCCGAAGACGCCGACCGCGCCTTCGAGGTGCCCATCGGGGCGGTGCTTGTGCACCAGGGCCACATCATCGGCCGGGGCTACAACTGCCCCATCAAGGAGTGCGACCCCACTGCCCACGCCGAGATCATGGCCCTGCGCAGCGCCGGACAGTGGCTCCAGAACTACCGGATGGCCGGCAGCACCCTCTACGTCACCCTCGAGCCCTGTCTCATGTGCTTCGGCGCCCTCACCCACGCCCGCGTCGAGCGCGTGGTCTTCGGAGCCCACGACCCCAAGGTCGGCGTCACCCGACTCCAGGACACCCTCGCCCAGGCCAACCTCAACCACCGCATCCAGCTCGAAGGCGGACTCCTCGAAGAGGACTGCCGTCGCATGGTCCAGCTCTTCTTCCAGCGCAAGCGCAGCAGCTGA